The segment tctcatccgaaggaccatcccattcaatcgcctcttacaacaagcaaggggtactgaggactaaCCTGGaaccccatgcgactttttaattacattgtattattatcaaaatttatatgataaaaaaacccttatcctatatattagaaatatattATTGAACTATAATCTGATCATTTAATCATAATGTAATCCATTGATAAATTACAATTCAAAgctaaaaaaataatatatgaaaaGGTTCCAAATCTCATTGCTTAAGTGCACTGATCCTTTCAACACTTTTTACCTCACTTATAACGTATGACTGGTAagtgatagggctctcatatttcatatatgtacataccttgtgacaaaattttttttttggacctAAGTTtctaaccttgtgaccttaaccttgaaGTTAGAcctattttaaagaaaacctaacctattAAACATCTGAACTATATAAGATCTATAGggctttaatattttgtaaacagCTCTTTATGAAAAGactttttatttgatatcatgatatatCTTGTAacttgactttggagtttgacctactatAAACGGATAGGAGCTACGATTttcataataaatatattttaaaaagaaaaactacgTAAATACTTTCACAAAGTAATGAATATATGTTTTGAAccctttcatttacattttgatgttcaattattatgtttttcagcaataaattaatgaaattgaattttCGTCTGGCAGACAAAATATCGACATTATCTCTGCCCATATTCATATGACCTACAATGAACTCGCTTGGTTGTTTTCACTGCGCAAGCGCAAAGCCAATCAAGAAAAACATGTCGGATGATGTAAGGTCAACTCACAGAAGATTGCGTGTTTTGACCGATTCTGCTCCAAACAGAATAGATCTTTAGGATGTGCAAGCCAATTATCACAAATCGCGGATAAATATTGGAAGTGACATTGACCGTTGAAATGAATTAAAGGACGTTCTTTGACTGCAAAGTCATGCCGCACATGCTGTGTCGGCAATCTTCGGAGACAAACATGATATAGCCAGACACACAACAGGGAATTAATTTGTAATTATTAGCGTACCCAGTGTGTATGTCAACATTCTGATGGacttttgtgattttctagttataattttttattctgCCACCTTTTTGGCACATATGAAATTTTACCAAAATCGTACATCCTATGCCTTTAGGAAAACCTAACCTATTCAACATTTCCTGAATTATTAAAGGTAAATCTTTCATATCATGTACCAGTACAtagatttcttatttcatttgatgccatgatctatgatcttgtgaccttgaccttctccaGAACAGTAATGTCATACTGGTGTTAAGGCATCTGCATggtgtgtgaattcaagtttggtTATGTTGTGACCCTTTGAGGtgaggttggggccacaataaggggtcaaaatttttcatgagaataaagattagaaaaaaaaaatagagattacaacagcagggccaaggtgactcaggtgagcgatgtggtccatgagGCCCTGCTTTCACTTTTTCATAGAATACCATAATATTGATATCTTTATACAAATCCAACATAAAAATTGAAGCATATGTACCTTGAAAACCAAATTTGTGACCCTAACTTTAATCTACACTATGTAGGAATGTTTGAAGattctgtggttcttgagacgaaATATTCTAAACATTTTCCCTACGTATTCATATGTAAATCCCCAGTAATGGCCTCTGCCTAAATATAAACATTAATGACTACTTTCTTACATCTGTTGTGCATTTAATTCATCTGAACACTGTTTCATGTTCGAAGAACAATAGGAGAGATGGCCCatcaattgaacaaacttgaactcccttcacccaaggatactctgtgccaaatttggttgaaactAGCCAAACGGTTGTGGGGAAGGTGATGAAATTGCAAAAGGTTTACAACGCAAACAGACAACGGAAGTTGttgggcttttttttttatcagaaaaggTCACCTGAGCCGAAGACGAAAAGCAGGTACACATATCTATTTTGATAGTTTTTTCTCCTACCTTCCTTTCTTCCTCTTTAGCTATTGAGTCACTTGTTGTTTTTTGTCTTCGTTGGCGTTTCATTGGCATTTTCTCTATCTTTTCTTCATGCTTCACTGCTTTTGTTTGAGTAACTATTGTTAGTGGTTGTTCCTCTTTCTCAACATCTCTTGAAGATGTGggatctataaaaaaaatatttatgtttcATTTAAGGATACAACAAAgattgatgaaatatataatatatagcaTGAAAACTCCAGAGTTCTTTTTTATCTGAAAGTtgtgttttgtaaaatattatgtCGGGTTATGAATGTAAGTCTGCTTTATCAATGATAGAATAAGAATCCAAAATGTGATGTAAACTCCTTCCCTTGTTTAACTTTAAAATATAGAAACCAAAATTTCTTGGTTATTTTGTGAGTGTGACTGTGTACTTCTCATTTCTGATTAAGTCTTTTTATTCTCACCTAAATTTTCCCTGTCCTGCTCCAGCTGTCTTTGTCTATTTTCGATATGCTCTGCAATGACGGTCATAAGTCCAAGCTTTTCATCACCAATTTCTTGACATCGTATAAGAGCTCTCTGTATTGACATCAGCGCCTTTTTCTTGGCAGTGCCCTCCACTTCTTTGGAGTATATCTCCTGATGATACTCAATGTCTTGCATTATATCTGTTCAAATGTACAGTATCAAAAGCAAATTATAATTCTTTGAATGATACACGTTTTCATGTCAGAATTTTTGAAAACTACCGGTCCAAAGAATTTAACTGGTTAACATTCCTTCGGACTGGTAGAAGTTAATAGtacattaaatttcattgttCGGACTGttaataaacataaaatgtCCAAATACAACCGATCTACACTTTGGAAACTCGATCTGCATGTTATTTCTTCAATAATAAAATAAACGTACCATTTAAGACTTAAATTGGATGTACAACATACTGCGTACATGCCATGTAATTTGTATTGCCGCGATGTACGGTACACGCTAACTATCGTTAGGTCTAACACGTTTTTTCAACGTGTGAGGAAATTCGAACCGATAATAAACCATAAGTTAATCTACTGTTTGAATTATCAAAATGAGAAGGAACGGCCAAAGAAGCTTTTAACTCAAACAAGAACTTTGAAGAAGAGCATACTAAATAAATACAGTGGATAAAAGAAATTACCTCTGCATTGGATATCCAACTCGCGCATTTGTGTAACGACTCGTTGTAGATCGTCGGGCAAGTTTTCCATAGTATCAAGATAATTCTCCAAATATGTTGCAGAACAAAGAGCTTCTACTGCAGCTTGGTTTAACATACTCATTATTATGTGCTGCGAGACGGTGAATAATACTGACTAAACTAAGACATAATGATCAATTCGATAGAGTTTCCCTCcactgtttattttttcatatatgaCCTAGATGTCTCGTTTTGACATCATGTAGTTCATATCGAGGTTGGTGTGGGAAATCCTCATAAAATGCAGGGGTGGATCAAAATAATtggtctcgttcaaccagacgctCGACTGCAAAATATTGATTATTAATGAATACTCAGACCACATACTTTAGGTTGTGGAAGATCAGTTAATGTGTGGTGGgattggtgtttttttttccaacCCCGACCACAGCCCTGGGTCTTTGTCGTaacacatctgctgtgacacggggcctcggtttttgcggtctcatccgaaggaccgccccatctagtcgcctcttacaacaaacaaggacctattctaatccggatccccacagaacttcaaataattaaagatatgcAGGGGCGCCGGCAAGTATTTGACATTGGGGAGGCGAACTGGAtcgaaaagggggggggggggggggggtctaactAACATGTTTTGACTTGAATTCAGATTTCCAACCGAATCTTGATATTCTTTTCCTATTCTGTCAATGTCTTGAAGACACCACCTGATAATACTTATAAGCCAGGCcccagtatcatgtaacaaactcGGACTTGAGTCAAAATTCCAATCACCTGTAAGATGTTCATTGCTTTTGAACTGAAACTCTTCTATTTACATAGGGGCTTACACTAGAAATTTGATGAAGCAATATTGAATAACAATCATTGACTTCTCAGGCATTTCAtcgcaatattcagattttTAATTAAACTTAAGATGTTTCATGATCTTTTGCCTGAAAAAAAAGAGGAAATTGAagattaaaaaagatattttcacaaatatcGTGTTTAGTGTAATTAATGTATTTGAACCGatgatttcaatacatgtaatacataagattgatttccttttaaaatatcatatctCTAGAGtagataaaatgaaatattttgatactCCGTCATATTCTAGCCATAGTATCGTGAGTATGTAAACCAAGAGGGGATGAAAAAACACAGCTCTGGGTTCTTCTTGCCGAAACAACGCGCAGGAAATTAAGATAAACAGGTTTATTAATACTTGTTAATCCCTTCATTTTTAGAAATTGAAATGCAGGAATATGTGtcaaaggttaaaaaaaaaaatctcaacaaGTTAGACGCTGAATTTTAACTAATTTTCAGCATTTTCCTTTAATTTACAAGCTCATGAATTCTAATATTTTTTTCGAAAAACTTTTAATGACTTACAACCTAAAACCATTAAAGCTTCCAAACATTGATCGACGAATTAATTAGACAATGAACAATTGGTAGAAAACCCGCACTTACAGCAAGGAAGCTCCTTTTATTGTTCACACCCGCCAGGTACAGGTAtactgacatacatgtaatagcTTTCACACTTGTCGCTCCATTGACCACAGATCGCCATTATACTCGCCGCTCCAATGAGTAGATATCACCGTAACAAATCTTCTGattttgtacttttaaaaattcatttgcGAGGTGTTAACTGCCAGCTTATCCACCCTTTTCGTCTATCGCAAAGATGATTTCGGGGCATTACCTGGCCTAATAAATAtctaaacattagaaataaagGCGAAATAAATCAGTCAGTCAAATCGTatcccggacaaaatgtcaaaATTCACAGAACAATTTTCCAAAGAGAAATTAACGGCTTTAGATAGGAATTGAGATCCAGAAAAATGAAAAGTTATCGTAGTTGCAGCATCCTTAACAGCATACCCGGGGTGTTGTCGCCGTTAACAACAGTCCTGGTGGCCCAAattcagtggtggatttaagggggggggcggggcgcagccggcgcacATCCcccctctaaaattttcaaatttaatgtaaatcgtggtatcttgtttagaaaaatgtactaaacgataaaagaagcaataatttcttccactcccggagaaataaatgacaaaatcttttgatttcttgaattactttattaggagaacttatttttttcttccaaaaacccttaaaatttgcgtcattttactaatttcaccttattaaaaatgatagaaatgagtacaaatgactaaataggagacatatttcaagccctataaaatctgtaaaatcccaGACcctctgcctcataaagtggcgccccccgtaaccgcaattcctggagcCGCCCCTGCCAATAAACCAAaaataatgagagagagagagagagagagagagagagagagagagagagagagagagagaatatggTGGTTATAATGTCCTCAAGCTAATTATTGgttaaatcaataaaacgataatttcaaatcaaaatgattttaaaaaataaataaatttaatatattttcattcttattTCTAAACGATGGATTGGTAGATTTctgatatacattttgtatattacTTTCCGTGCATTCCAATGCGTATATAGCAATTAGCACCTAGATAGACAAGTCACTCCAGGTAAATATAGCATCCATTTTGATGAGGTCACGCCTACTTTTTCGATAATATTTCGGTTTAAAATGAACacgttagcgcttcatgaagcgtcgcagttccTACCCTCACATGcctcatacattttcaaaaatgaaattttattataTCCCACGCAACGAGTTGTTTTTGACCCTTCCGTCGGTCAGTCCgtttcttgtcagcgcaacgcCTCcaagaccgctcaacagaatttcctGCAAATTTGTACTCAATAAAGAAATACTGTCagtgtgtagatgtgcatataattcccaggaaattctgattcatcaatttttctgggagttattccccttttcGAGCCCGTCAACCCTGTTGTTTTCAGTACAACTCCTCCGAGAcagctcaacagaatttcgtgaaactttgtagttaataaggacaaaCTGTGTAGATGTGCTTTTCCCCAGGAAATTAATTTCTGATTAATATTTCTGGGGGTATGCCcctttgaacttagaatttcgagcccatcTGTCCTGTGATATGCATATTCCACAGGCACTTGTTAAATACTTAATCCTTAAGGAGGGAGtgacccatgtatgaaacaagtgcctgtggcatattcccaggaaattctgattcattaatatttctgaaagttatgccccttttgaacttacaGTTCAGTATGTATgctatttcattatgatttttgTCTGATTGCCCATCAAACCATGCATagattaccattcattatgtgaagCATTGTAaggcaatgttggagcgtggggtatgtgagcttgctcactttttctttcatttcttaaaattttactcTGGGTGTGCttgagaaataaaaaaaaaaaatcattattccAATATGTCTTAAAGCATTAATGTGAACCCCCATATGTGGGTTTTACCGGGTTCTGGCCCTTGCATCATCAACTTGACGGTTATGACTGTAAAAATTGTATGCCTTTGGCTCTTTAGATTTTTGAAGAATTGCCCATTACAGTATATCCATTTGTAAACTTCTGAACCTCTATTGAAGTTCCATTCTAACCTCTGTGGTCATggtgtgaacaaacttaaatttacaCTGCGGCAGAATGTTTGCATGTTAGTTTGATATATTGTGATTGTGTAGTTCTTAAAAGAAgaatatttcaaagaattttcCTACAAAATACTGAGTAAAACTTTGAGCCCCTCAATTATCAAAGTTGCACTGTAAATTGAGAAGTTTTATACAACAGATGGATCACGACTTTTTTGGTTAATACAATATTTCTCACAGATAGATACAGTTCTGCTTTTAACATTGCGCTActaacatgcatacaatatatCCCTCATATGTTGCAAAATTAGGGTATACACATATCATATACAGTCAAGCCTTGTTAATTCAGACAATGGTTCCTAGCAAAATTATACCCAGGTACATAAAGAAGAATCTTGATAACTGAATCATATTTGTTTGGGCAACAAATAACAAGCAAAATATCTCATTCAATAGCTAGTGTCCTGGTAAACGAACAAGGACTGAATTCCCATACAAGTACAAGTATAATGATCAACATGTTGCATATGTACCAGTATATAAATTTGCTTTTTTCCATACTCTAGTCAGCTAGAAAGGTATATAGAAGGCTGATCTGAGCAAATACATGGaaataaacatttgaaacaaactggaatctgtattttctttatttttttgttattttttttacaaggaAAACATTTGCTAAGGTTGACAAACAATGAGTTATTCTATGAAAACCTCTCCATAAGTAAGCTCTGGTCACTCCGACAATTATTTACAGTGTTAAGTCCCATACCGTGGTTAactatttatcaaaatacaagTCCAACAACCATAGATCATAGATCTGAACATGGTAAAACAATAAGAGTGAAAACTATCAAATGTATGAGAAACAACATGGATTTTTCAAACttcactac is part of the Ostrea edulis chromosome 2, xbOstEdul1.1, whole genome shotgun sequence genome and harbors:
- the LOC125681263 gene encoding inhibitor of growth protein 1-like; translation: MSMLNQAAVEALCSATYLENYLDTMENLPDDLQRVVTQMRELDIQCRDIMQDIEYHQEIYSKEVEGTAKKKALMSIQRALIRCQEIGDEKLGLMTVIAEHIENRQRQLEQDRENLDPTSSRDVEKEEQPLTIVTQTKAVKHEEKIEKMPMKRQRRQKTTSDSIAKEEERKEIQDKGPKKKKKRKAAKKEQAPASPIEPPIDPDEPTYCLCEQVSYGEMIGCDNDACVVEWFHFNCVGLVNKPKGKWFCPNCRGENSKVMRKFDK